The genome window ACGTCAACGTGCATATGTTCAATCAATGGCTGGCGTCCGAGAGTTTGGCCCTGGCGCAACAGGCCGCCCGCGACGCCGGCATGCGGATCGGTCTGGTCGCGGACCTGGCCGTGGGCGGCAGCCCATTGGGCAGCCATGCCTGGAGCCGTCAAGCGGACCTGATGAAACGCACCGGCGTGGGCGCGCCGCCTGATCTGCACAACCCCCGCGGCCAGGGTTGGGGCTTGACCGCCCTGTCGCCCGCTGCATTGAATACGTCTGGCTACGCCGCCTTTCTGGCCATGCTGCGCGCCAACCTTGCGCACGCGGGCGGCCTGCGCATCGACCATATTCTGGGCATGGCACGCTTGTGGCTGATTCCCGACGGCGCAGGTCCCCAAGACGGCGGTTATCTGCGCTATCCGCTAAAAGACCTGCTGCGCCTGACGGCGCTGGAAGCCTGGCTGCACGACGCGCTCATCATCGGTGAAAACCTGGGCACGGTGCCTGAGGGCTTCGACGACGAACTGCATGCCCATGGCCTGCTGGGCATGAACGTGCTGTGGTTCATGCGCGAACCGGGCGCGGGCGCCACCGGACCGGCCGCTTTCATCCCCCCGCAGAACTGGCCGCCGCATGCCGTCGCCATGACGACAACCCATGATCTTCCGACCCTGGAGGGCTGGTGGCACGCGCAAGACATACGCTGGCGCACCCGGCTGGGCCTGCTTGGCGACGATCAGGACGAGTCTCTTCTGCGTCTGGCAAGGCTTGAAGACCGAGAAGCCCTCTGGCGCGCTGTCCAGGCCAGCCCTGCAACGGCGGCTATGCGTACGATGCCCCGTGAAACCCCGGGCGCCGATCTGCTGGGTTATGTGGCGTCTTCCCCCTGCCCCTTGATGCTGGTGCCGCTGGAAGACATCGCCGGCAGACTGGATCAGCCCAACCTGCCCGGCACCATTTCCAATCATCCGAACTGGCGTCAACGGCTGCCGCTATCGGTATCGGATTGCCTGAACACGCCAGAGAGCCAGGCTCGTTTGCAACCGGTGCTGGCGCAGCGGGGGCGCCAATGAGCATCCCGCGCGCCACTGCCCGCCTGCAATTGCATGCCGGCTTCACGCTGGACGACGCCTGCGCGCAGGTTCCTTACTATGCGCGGCTGGGCGCAAGCCATCTGTACCTGTCGCCCATCAGCCAGGCACGCGACGGGTCCACACACGGCTACGACGTCATAGACCATGGGCACGTCAGCAGCGATCTGGGCGGGCATGCCGCGCTTCTACGCCTGGCCGCCGCCGCCCGTGCGCACGGGCTGGGCCTGATCGCCGACATTGTGCCCAACCACATGGCGGCCCACCCGTCCAATGCGTGGTGGGCAGACGTACTGCGGCAAGGCCAAGACAGCCCGTACTCCCGCTATTTTGATATTGACTGGCATACGCCCGATCCTGCGCTGCGCGGCAAGGTTCTGCTGCCAGTGCTGCCTGAAGCCTACGGTGTGAGCCTGGAAACCGGCGTTATCGCCTTGACCCACGACCCGCGGCACAACACGTACGCGATAGATGTGGGGGATTTGCGGCTACCGGTCGCGGGCGACTTCAGCCGCGCCACGTCCCACGCGCCCGCCACCGTGTGCGCCGAGCACGACGCCCGTACGGCCGCTGGCAGGCGGCGGTTGCACGAGCTGCTGGAACGTCAGCATTACCATCTGGCCTGGTGGCGCACCGCGCCCGAGCAGATCAATTGGCGCCGTTTCTTCGAGATCAGTGAATTGGTGGGCGTGCGGGTGGAGGACGACGCGGTCTTTGACGCCGTGCATGCCTTGCCTGTGCAACTGGTGCGCGATGGCGTGCTGGACGGCCTGCGCATCGATCACATTGATGGTCTGGCTGCGCCGGGCGCGTATCTGCGGCGTCTGCGCCGGGCGTTGTTCCAGACGGGTCCCGCACGTGTCGAAGCCGGCTTGTCCCGCGACACCTATCTGATTGTCGAAAAAATACTGGCCGATGATGAAACCCTGGACCCGCGTTGGGAAACCGACGGCACCACCGGTTATGACTTCATGGATCAAGTCGGCGCGCTGCTGCATGCGCCCAGCGCGCAAGCCCAGTTGGAGGCATTCTGGCGGGCGGTAAGCGGCGGCACTGGCAGCGTTTCGGAACAACTATTGCTGGCGCGCCATCGGATGCTGGCCCGGCATTTTCCCGCCGAACGCCAAGCGCTTGTACGGGCGCTCACACGCATTGCCCGGCAGGATCTGCGCACTCGCGATTGGACAAGCGCCTCGATCGACCGCGTGCTGACTGCCTTGCTGGCGGCTTTCCCTGTATATCGAACCTACGCCGACGACGGCGGACGCAGCGTCGCCGATCAAAAGTGGTTTCAAGTAGCGGCAAGCGCTGCGCGAGCCGCGCTGGGCGCGCACGATGGAAGTGCCGACGATCAGTTGCTGTCCTTATTGCAGGACTGGCTGGATGGCGCACCTGCGGTTGCGCATGGCCCGGGCGCGACTCATGCCCTGCATGGCGCGCGCGAGCGCGCATTGCGGCGCTTCCAGCAACTGACGCCGCCGCTGGCCGCCAAGGCCTTGGAAGATACGCTGTTCTATCGCCATGGCCCATTGCTGTCGCGCAACGAAGTGGGCTCCAGCCCCGCTCGCTTCGCCCTGTCCGCCGCCGCCTTCCACGCCTTATGCGCCGCCCGCGCCCGCACCCACCCCCATGCCATGCTGGCTACCGCCACTCACGACCACAAGCGCGGCGAAGACAGCCGCGCCCGTCTGGCCGTGTTGAGCGAAGACCCCACCGG of Achromobacter seleniivolatilans contains these proteins:
- the treY gene encoding malto-oligosyltrehalose synthase, whose translation is MSIPRATARLQLHAGFTLDDACAQVPYYARLGASHLYLSPISQARDGSTHGYDVIDHGHVSSDLGGHAALLRLAAAARAHGLGLIADIVPNHMAAHPSNAWWADVLRQGQDSPYSRYFDIDWHTPDPALRGKVLLPVLPEAYGVSLETGVIALTHDPRHNTYAIDVGDLRLPVAGDFSRATSHAPATVCAEHDARTAAGRRRLHELLERQHYHLAWWRTAPEQINWRRFFEISELVGVRVEDDAVFDAVHALPVQLVRDGVLDGLRIDHIDGLAAPGAYLRRLRRALFQTGPARVEAGLSRDTYLIVEKILADDETLDPRWETDGTTGYDFMDQVGALLHAPSAQAQLEAFWRAVSGGTGSVSEQLLLARHRMLARHFPAERQALVRALTRIARQDLRTRDWTSASIDRVLTALLAAFPVYRTYADDGGRSVADQKWFQVAASAARAALGAHDGSADDQLLSLLQDWLDGAPAVAHGPGATHALHGARERALRRFQQLTPPLAAKALEDTLFYRHGPLLSRNEVGSSPARFALSAAAFHALCAARARTHPHAMLATATHDHKRGEDSRARLAVLSEDPTGWIQTASAWITRLAPANAFTPADRYLLLQTLVGAWPLELTAEDVATRPQDVSAFLKRIAQWQQKALREAKLHTSWTDPDASYEQAAQDCLDSLVNTTDGLALLGEIAAFALRVAPAGLVNSLAQTLLRNTLPGVPDLYQGTDLWDFSLVDPDNRRPVDYEARAALLRTDDVETPINTSATAWRSGAVKQALIQRALILRARYPDLFSQAGCTPVQAHGAHAENVFAFLRRHGGRDVLVVAPRLCSTALAPYTQDQPEMARRYWEDTGLRLPPGVAAAGLRDVLSGRHLRMTAAGEVLLADLLHDCPVALGVSV